A genomic window from Solanum dulcamara chromosome 11, daSolDulc1.2, whole genome shotgun sequence includes:
- the LOC129874720 gene encoding villin-4-like isoform X2, which yields MAVSMRDLDPAFQGAGQKAGIEIWRIEKLSPVPVPKSSHGKFYTGDSYIILKTSASKNGALRHDIHYWLGEDTSQDEAGAAAIKTIELDAALGGRAVQYREVQGHETEKFLSYFKPCIIPLKGGIASGFKHVEEEEYKTCLYICQGKHVVHVKEVPYARSSLNHDDIFILDTKSKIFQFNGSNSSIQERAKALEVVQYIKDTYHDGKCDVAAIDGKLMADAETGEFWGFFGGFAPLPRKTTRDEAKSVDPLPTRLYRAQRGQAEPVEIESLTRELLDTNGCYIVDCGIEVFVWMGRNTSLDERKTASGAADELLLGLDRKKCHVVRVIEGFETVMFRSKFDSWPQSTNVAVTEDGRGKVAALLKRQGLNVRGLMKAAPPKEEPQPYIDCTGNLQVWRVNGQQKTLLQASDQSKFYSGDCYIFQYSYPGEDKEEHLIGTWFGRQSVEEDRVSAISQAGRIIELLKFSATQARIYEGYEPLQFFVIFQSFIVFKGGLSEGYKKHLVVKELADDTYKEDGIALFRVQGTGPDNMQSIQVEPVASSLNSSYCYILHSGSSVFTWTGNLTNSEDQELVERQLDLIKPDMQSKLQKEGAESEQFWEILGGKSEYPSEKIGRDAESDPHLFSCTFSKGELKVTEIYNFNQDDLMTEDVFILDCHSDIYIWVGQQVESKNKMQALAIGEKFLEYDFLMEKLSHQAPIYIVMEGSEPLFFTRHFSWDSTKSAMHGNSFQRKLTLVKNGGPPPMDKPKRRTPVSYGGRSAAPEKSQRSRSVSFSPDRVRVRGRSPAFNALAATFENPNARNLSTPPPMVRKLYPKSVTPDSAKLAPRSAAIAALTASFDKPLPAKEVIIPPSIKGSPEAPKLTTEALKSSPQGNSKENSVNNVTDEAPKPKPETIQEDVKEGETEDEEGLPIYPYDRLKTTATDPVTEIDVTKRETYLSSEEFREKFGMLKEAFYKLPKWKQNKVKMALQLF from the exons ATGGCTGTTTCAATGAGAGATTTGGATCCAGCTTTTCAAGGAGCAGGCCAAAAGGC AGGAATAGAGATCTGGCGTATTGAAAAGCTAAGTCCAGTTCCCGTTCCAAAGTCATCACATGGTAAATTTTATACAGGAGActcatatattattttgaag ACCAGTGCTTCAAAAAATGGTGCCTTACGGCATGATATTCATTATTGGCTTGGTGAAGATACTAGTCAG GATGAAGCTGGTGCTGCTGCCATAAAAACTATTGAACTAGATGCAGCACTTGGTGGGCGTGCTGTTCAATATCGTGAAGTGCAGGGCCATGAAACTGAGAAATTCCTTTCCTATTTCAAACCATGCATAATCCCTCTAAAAGGTGGAATTGCATCTGGATTTAAGCATGTAGAGGAAGAAGAGTATAAGACCTGTTTGTACATATGCCAAGGGAAGCATGTTGTCCATGTGAAGGAG GTTCCGTATGCTCGATCCTCACTTAATCATGACGACATCTTCATTCTTGATACCAAGTCTAAAATCTTTCAATTTAATGGCTCCAATTCCTCTATTCAAGAAAGGGCTAAAGCACTTGAAGTTGTTCAGTACATTAAAGATACGTACCACGATGGCAAATGCGATGTCGCTGCAATTG ATGGTAAATTGATGGCTGATGCTGAGACTGGAGAATTCTGGGGTTTTTTTGGTGGCTTTGCTCCTCTTCCAAGGAAGACTACACGGGATGAGGCTAAAAGCGTTGATCCTCTTCCTACTAGATTGTATAG AGCTCAAAGAGGGCAAGCAGAACCTGTTGAGATTGAGTCTTTGACAAGGGAGTTGCTAGATACGAATGGTTGCTATATAGTTGATTGTGGGATAGAAGTTTTTGTGTGGATGGGAAGAAACACTTCTCTTGATGAGAGAAAAACTGCAAGTGGGGCTGCAGAT GAATTACTCCTTGGCCTTGATAGAAAAAAGTGCCATGTAGTTCGTGTAATTGAAGGGTTCGAGACTGTCATGTTCCGCTCAAAGTTTGACTCTTGGCCACAATCAACTAATGTGGCAGTGACAGAGGATGGTAGAGGCAAGGTTGCTG CGCTTCTTAAGCGTCAAGGGCTTAATGTGAGGGGCCTAATGAAAGCAGCTCCTCCAAAGGAAGAACCTCAACCATATATAGACTGCACAGGCAATTTACAG GTGTGGCGTGTGAATGGACAGCAGAAGACTCTTCTTCAAGCATCTGATCAATCAAAATTTTATAGTGGAGACTGTTACATATTCCAATATTCTTATCCTGGAGAAGATAAAGAGGAGCATCTCATTGGCACCTGGTTTGGGAGGCAAAGtgttgag GAAGACAGAGTTTCAGCAATTTCTCAAGCAGGCAGGATAATTGAGTTACTGAAGTTCTCAGCTACTCAG GCTCGCATTTATGAAGGATATGAACCACTCCAATTCTTTGTCATCTTTCAGAGCTTTATTGTATTCAAG GGTGGTCTTAGCGAAGGATACAAGAAACACCTAGTAGTGAAGGAACTTGCAGATGATACATATAAAGAGGATGGAATTGCATTATTCCGAGTTCAGGGTACTGGACCTGATAATATGCAATCAATTCAAGTAGAACCT GTGGCTTCATCTTTGAATTCCTCATATTGCTACATATTACACAGTGGCTCCTCTGTCTTCACATGGACTGGAAATCTTACCAACTCTGAGGATCAGGAACTTGTTGAGAGGCAACTGGATCTTATCAAG CCTGATATGCAGTCAAAATTGCAAAAAGAAGGGGCAGAATCTGAGCAATTCTGGGAAATATTGGGTGGAAAATCTGAATATCCTAGTGAGAAGATTGGAAGGGATGCTGAAAGCGATCCTCATTTGTTTTCGTGCACCTTCTCAAAAG GGGAACTGAAG GTGACAGAGATCTACAATTTCAACCAAGATGATTTGATGACAGAAGATGTATTTATCCTTGATTGTCATTCAGATATTTATATTTGGGTTGGCCAGCAGGTGGAGTCCAAGAATAAAATGCAGGCTTTAGCCATTGGTGAG AAATTCCTGgaatatgattttcttatggaGAAGCTATCTCACCAAGCTCCAATATACATTGTTATGGAAGGGAGTGAACCACTTTTCTTCACTCGTCATTTCAGTTGGGACTCCACCAAGTCTGCT ATGCATGGAAACTCATTCCAAAGAAAACTCACACTAGTGAAGAACGGGGGCCCTCCACCAATGGAT AAACCTAAAAGGAGAACACCTGTGTCATATGGTGGTAGATCTGCTGCTCCTGAGAAGTCACAGCGATCGAGGAGCGTGTCTTTCAGCCCTGACCGAGTTCGTGTTAGGGGCAGATCTCCAGCTTTTAATGCTCTAGCAGCTACTTTTGAGAACCCAAATGCAAGAAATCTATCTACGCCTCCACCAATGGTGAGAAAGCTTTATCCAAAATCTGTTACTCCAGATTCAGCAAAATTGGCACCTAGATCAGCAGCTATTGCAGCATTAACAGCAAGTTTCGATAAACCTTTACCTGCCAAGGAAGTCATAATACCTCCCTCTATCAAAG GGAGCCCTGAAGCACCGAAATTGACCACGGAGGCCCTGAAATCAAGTCCTCAGGGCAACTCTAAGGAGAACTCAGTTAACAATGTAACAGATGAGGCTCCTAAACCTAAACCAGAAACAATACAGGAGGATGTGAAAGAGGGTGAAACTGAAGATGAGGAAGGGCTTCCTATCTATCCTTACGACCGGCTGAAAACAACAGCAACAGATCCTGTCACTGAAATTGATGTAACTAAGCGAGAG ACTTACTTGTCTTCGGAAGAGTTCAGAGAGAAATTCGGGATGCTTAAGGAGGCTTTCTACAAGTTACCCAAGTGGAAACAGAACAAGGTAAAAATGGCACTCCAGTTGTTCTGA
- the LOC129874720 gene encoding villin-4-like isoform X1, giving the protein MAVSMRDLDPAFQGAGQKAGIEIWRIEKLSPVPVPKSSHGKFYTGDSYIILKTSASKNGALRHDIHYWLGEDTSQDEAGAAAIKTIELDAALGGRAVQYREVQGHETEKFLSYFKPCIIPLKGGIASGFKHVEEEEYKTCLYICQGKHVVHVKEVPYARSSLNHDDIFILDTKSKIFQFNGSNSSIQERAKALEVVQYIKDTYHDGKCDVAAIEDGKLMADAETGEFWGFFGGFAPLPRKTTRDEAKSVDPLPTRLYRAQRGQAEPVEIESLTRELLDTNGCYIVDCGIEVFVWMGRNTSLDERKTASGAADELLLGLDRKKCHVVRVIEGFETVMFRSKFDSWPQSTNVAVTEDGRGKVAALLKRQGLNVRGLMKAAPPKEEPQPYIDCTGNLQVWRVNGQQKTLLQASDQSKFYSGDCYIFQYSYPGEDKEEHLIGTWFGRQSVEEDRVSAISQAGRIIELLKFSATQARIYEGYEPLQFFVIFQSFIVFKGGLSEGYKKHLVVKELADDTYKEDGIALFRVQGTGPDNMQSIQVEPVASSLNSSYCYILHSGSSVFTWTGNLTNSEDQELVERQLDLIKPDMQSKLQKEGAESEQFWEILGGKSEYPSEKIGRDAESDPHLFSCTFSKGELKVTEIYNFNQDDLMTEDVFILDCHSDIYIWVGQQVESKNKMQALAIGEKFLEYDFLMEKLSHQAPIYIVMEGSEPLFFTRHFSWDSTKSAMHGNSFQRKLTLVKNGGPPPMDKPKRRTPVSYGGRSAAPEKSQRSRSVSFSPDRVRVRGRSPAFNALAATFENPNARNLSTPPPMVRKLYPKSVTPDSAKLAPRSAAIAALTASFDKPLPAKEVIIPPSIKGSPEAPKLTTEALKSSPQGNSKENSVNNVTDEAPKPKPETIQEDVKEGETEDEEGLPIYPYDRLKTTATDPVTEIDVTKRETYLSSEEFREKFGMLKEAFYKLPKWKQNKVKMALQLF; this is encoded by the exons ATGGCTGTTTCAATGAGAGATTTGGATCCAGCTTTTCAAGGAGCAGGCCAAAAGGC AGGAATAGAGATCTGGCGTATTGAAAAGCTAAGTCCAGTTCCCGTTCCAAAGTCATCACATGGTAAATTTTATACAGGAGActcatatattattttgaag ACCAGTGCTTCAAAAAATGGTGCCTTACGGCATGATATTCATTATTGGCTTGGTGAAGATACTAGTCAG GATGAAGCTGGTGCTGCTGCCATAAAAACTATTGAACTAGATGCAGCACTTGGTGGGCGTGCTGTTCAATATCGTGAAGTGCAGGGCCATGAAACTGAGAAATTCCTTTCCTATTTCAAACCATGCATAATCCCTCTAAAAGGTGGAATTGCATCTGGATTTAAGCATGTAGAGGAAGAAGAGTATAAGACCTGTTTGTACATATGCCAAGGGAAGCATGTTGTCCATGTGAAGGAG GTTCCGTATGCTCGATCCTCACTTAATCATGACGACATCTTCATTCTTGATACCAAGTCTAAAATCTTTCAATTTAATGGCTCCAATTCCTCTATTCAAGAAAGGGCTAAAGCACTTGAAGTTGTTCAGTACATTAAAGATACGTACCACGATGGCAAATGCGATGTCGCTGCAATTG AAGATGGTAAATTGATGGCTGATGCTGAGACTGGAGAATTCTGGGGTTTTTTTGGTGGCTTTGCTCCTCTTCCAAGGAAGACTACACGGGATGAGGCTAAAAGCGTTGATCCTCTTCCTACTAGATTGTATAG AGCTCAAAGAGGGCAAGCAGAACCTGTTGAGATTGAGTCTTTGACAAGGGAGTTGCTAGATACGAATGGTTGCTATATAGTTGATTGTGGGATAGAAGTTTTTGTGTGGATGGGAAGAAACACTTCTCTTGATGAGAGAAAAACTGCAAGTGGGGCTGCAGAT GAATTACTCCTTGGCCTTGATAGAAAAAAGTGCCATGTAGTTCGTGTAATTGAAGGGTTCGAGACTGTCATGTTCCGCTCAAAGTTTGACTCTTGGCCACAATCAACTAATGTGGCAGTGACAGAGGATGGTAGAGGCAAGGTTGCTG CGCTTCTTAAGCGTCAAGGGCTTAATGTGAGGGGCCTAATGAAAGCAGCTCCTCCAAAGGAAGAACCTCAACCATATATAGACTGCACAGGCAATTTACAG GTGTGGCGTGTGAATGGACAGCAGAAGACTCTTCTTCAAGCATCTGATCAATCAAAATTTTATAGTGGAGACTGTTACATATTCCAATATTCTTATCCTGGAGAAGATAAAGAGGAGCATCTCATTGGCACCTGGTTTGGGAGGCAAAGtgttgag GAAGACAGAGTTTCAGCAATTTCTCAAGCAGGCAGGATAATTGAGTTACTGAAGTTCTCAGCTACTCAG GCTCGCATTTATGAAGGATATGAACCACTCCAATTCTTTGTCATCTTTCAGAGCTTTATTGTATTCAAG GGTGGTCTTAGCGAAGGATACAAGAAACACCTAGTAGTGAAGGAACTTGCAGATGATACATATAAAGAGGATGGAATTGCATTATTCCGAGTTCAGGGTACTGGACCTGATAATATGCAATCAATTCAAGTAGAACCT GTGGCTTCATCTTTGAATTCCTCATATTGCTACATATTACACAGTGGCTCCTCTGTCTTCACATGGACTGGAAATCTTACCAACTCTGAGGATCAGGAACTTGTTGAGAGGCAACTGGATCTTATCAAG CCTGATATGCAGTCAAAATTGCAAAAAGAAGGGGCAGAATCTGAGCAATTCTGGGAAATATTGGGTGGAAAATCTGAATATCCTAGTGAGAAGATTGGAAGGGATGCTGAAAGCGATCCTCATTTGTTTTCGTGCACCTTCTCAAAAG GGGAACTGAAG GTGACAGAGATCTACAATTTCAACCAAGATGATTTGATGACAGAAGATGTATTTATCCTTGATTGTCATTCAGATATTTATATTTGGGTTGGCCAGCAGGTGGAGTCCAAGAATAAAATGCAGGCTTTAGCCATTGGTGAG AAATTCCTGgaatatgattttcttatggaGAAGCTATCTCACCAAGCTCCAATATACATTGTTATGGAAGGGAGTGAACCACTTTTCTTCACTCGTCATTTCAGTTGGGACTCCACCAAGTCTGCT ATGCATGGAAACTCATTCCAAAGAAAACTCACACTAGTGAAGAACGGGGGCCCTCCACCAATGGAT AAACCTAAAAGGAGAACACCTGTGTCATATGGTGGTAGATCTGCTGCTCCTGAGAAGTCACAGCGATCGAGGAGCGTGTCTTTCAGCCCTGACCGAGTTCGTGTTAGGGGCAGATCTCCAGCTTTTAATGCTCTAGCAGCTACTTTTGAGAACCCAAATGCAAGAAATCTATCTACGCCTCCACCAATGGTGAGAAAGCTTTATCCAAAATCTGTTACTCCAGATTCAGCAAAATTGGCACCTAGATCAGCAGCTATTGCAGCATTAACAGCAAGTTTCGATAAACCTTTACCTGCCAAGGAAGTCATAATACCTCCCTCTATCAAAG GGAGCCCTGAAGCACCGAAATTGACCACGGAGGCCCTGAAATCAAGTCCTCAGGGCAACTCTAAGGAGAACTCAGTTAACAATGTAACAGATGAGGCTCCTAAACCTAAACCAGAAACAATACAGGAGGATGTGAAAGAGGGTGAAACTGAAGATGAGGAAGGGCTTCCTATCTATCCTTACGACCGGCTGAAAACAACAGCAACAGATCCTGTCACTGAAATTGATGTAACTAAGCGAGAG ACTTACTTGTCTTCGGAAGAGTTCAGAGAGAAATTCGGGATGCTTAAGGAGGCTTTCTACAAGTTACCCAAGTGGAAACAGAACAAGGTAAAAATGGCACTCCAGTTGTTCTGA